The Tenebrio molitor chromosome 3, icTenMoli1.1, whole genome shotgun sequence genome contains a region encoding:
- the LOC138125987 gene encoding putative autophagy-related protein 11 isoform X1, with protein sequence MINQTLEKMESDTFDAIKMFTGNGDKFLQLKTAMESINDNPSKEICIDFVLTKIIPTVFDKNVDNIVRDQAMDIGFCFLKHVNVSILHTKDQESIFISIEETYAKIIGELRDAGYGNWDKLWIFLVQLCGEKLHMKMSLANKLLRVVEVAFRNSTSIEQRLKAYDCWTELINNSSLNMEHMCSAKQIKLLVTPMKAKFSRMPVVILKRCDTFVYLLEKLGDKATLCLKEFLEFCFGPFEEKNDEKMKQGRSVPEVCNKSTKVLMEIIGHSHDESESCIKNDDIKLYKPLINEENFPNFAEILINSVIECCILLSEWNHDFYSNNTIVKCLWKSILKLVNCSTDEVQKKCCMQINTLLQKLLEKSERKQFHLLLGNVLNLLIQDEKIQNFKEILFNIGMDLLCHVPKESWPLSMKKLLSFLSSCFEADNSSNFDKIASNYFKRDTNVENSNELSEIWLKCELTVTPAHIYYIVWPVHHLQNFKDIKRLNSKWTQLYKGEGKAEIMKVIILQEMEKLFLENPLLSSNVVSFLQLISATETNSSKDFVAKFMKVIELVLTLPNLSESNVKKLSTIVLKYCNLNQYFYKTENNDEAIDKLCVCLEHLVANHKDYTILAELAFHLRDGQPNILLKFSKRLMSFLETLMLNEDNSVANTTRKLIELLETKEKELRSGSASTRSLRIINMTNTPRLINTRRSSKEVHKSSPLTSERNKLISSPHESNRTVESKKKNSILMNDDKSSDYVKIDSEIKINVDNLKEHQKEMFKKRRDDIPALYEDLTQSQSQDIFKSLGKVTINRTNEDLSTPEQLNNETNEDLSPPKKKKRSDYNHSEYVKKNVIIDQAIENADKDSNTDSEAQISSTVEGLIQFLEDVAPDLSSKQFENKSVEQESVNGSVQLDSKVVVVEPNVPPQETKDQNISPKLKNKSEKSVRRSKRLGLIEIEETFVQNNSGRAVENCQEIKVKNNVSESKTKEEPLKASVYKNKKGSTQQEKVLNETEKQPLEKSTEKIKINRENENLIPQNFEDGQKSQENEDKTNDSNWIDIDENESTVSLRKSKRQVHRKYPNEYVMPVQRKTKSGVNVKKSQRKQHYSSEKIEKKQFELKHKNDVEEESKENSTLDDKTLKDSIPELKKKHKRHETQDKTTRHHRNSDESKEDSLTKIDVKVEDKAEIELSPKLKQENMEKDTASTMQIEWSEPVLQDGNQNKVISLPVHQTKVHKKLRELKVISTKNSRGKPAKGKKPANVLINPVVKVENILSKEASPKKPIDIYEFKNEDETLPVEQTKKTLKKKKSNTCLNTRDYISKRRKKSKKEIKEVTTLPLNVTADSFSSLPLSESQSLRVVPAPEGDDNILIQITRSPPRHQTEVDENKKSPEENDTVSDEKTVSPKRKSRRKQSPNSEDVIESSQITPDNDTNKRKVSSPRNSRSFKQTRIDEVIKPLLDVTPNSSKRKVLDLPETETMSINVVPKPSKEKNEVIVFTQNRASRKLSLTEPITEKIELSKRTKRSHSLDKFDFITDTCPKSSNPEITDTTQNSDMLADTLTCEAVVTGLEKPNDVSHVTESPVKNAVKEETKEDLPGSPITCDTPDRTKELLNNTLDISPINTGGQGEVTTPRQPTNEMKNVRVARLLQMVNSSIQVSNSGGKWFGNKHPSPSTSKVRKMRIRKEENLDILTFSREVPSPLTLPASGILKRKLSHVDEGTTPPPKRKRVNFSDPAISDKKIFIKDSEEYDDDNENPDSTNESHDLSEEGTNQETNVSSDAVDKEEMLLVFKNFCDLNFKGSLTDSNVKSALVPLLQNLKVPEIVEIISEYVTSSDSGTLSEVYSALFNSESSQQIIDKCVLPSIQNGDICESFLPKLLNAVEKLPGDKLKHITEEFTKIFEENCINADDNKEFTQEQVQDYVVNKFDCDSMNDLIKKYFLNLEGQRRNEFLVGLMNLASSELPVNMKFVNCHINILQDFVKKMTE encoded by the exons ATGATAAACCAAACACttgaaaaaatggaaagtgACACTTTTGATGCCATCAAGATGTTTACCGGCAACGGGGACAAATTTTTACAG TTGAAGACTGCGATGGAAAGTATTAACGATAATCCATCCAAAGAAATATGTATCGActttgttttaacaaaaataatcccAACTGtatttgataaaaatgttgacaaCATAGTTAGAGACCAAGCAATGGACATTGGTTTTTGCTTCCTGAAACATGTTAATGTTTCCATTTTACATACCAAAGACCAAGAGAGTATATTTATCTCAATTGAAGAAAC gtATGCAAAAATCATTGGTGAATTACGGGATGCAGGTTATGGAAATTGGGACAAACTGTGGATTTTTTTAGTTCAGTTGTGTGGTGAAAAGCTTCATATGAAAATGAGTCTTGCTAATAAACTTTTAAGGGTGGTTGAAGTAGCTTTTCGTAATTCAACATCAATTGAACAGCGATTAAAGGCATATGATTGTTGGACTGAATTAATAAACAACAGCAGTTTGAACATGGAACATATGTGCAGTGCAAAACAAATCAAACTTTTAGTAACGCCAATGAAGGCGAAATTTTCTAGAATGCCGGTAGTTATATTGAAACGTTGTGATACTTTTGTGTATTTGTTAGAAAAGTTAGGAGACAAAGCAACTTTATGTTTGAAAGAGTTTTTAGAGTTTTGTTTTGGGCCATTTGAAGAAAAGAATGATGAGAAGATGAAGCAAGGCCGCAGTGTTCCTGAAGTTTGCAATAAGAGCACAAAAGTTTTAATGGAAATTAtag GTCATTCTCATGATGAATCAGaaagttgtataaaaaatgatgacattAAGTTATATAAACCTTTGATTAATGAAGAAAACTTTCcaaattttgcagaaattttaattaattctgtAATAGAATGTTGCATTTTACTTTCTGAATGGAATCATGATTTTTATAGTAACAACACT ATTGTAAAGTGTCTGTGGAAGTCTATTCTAAAGTTAGTTAATTGTAGTACTGATGAGGTTCAGAAGAAGTGCTGTATGCAAATAAATACATTGCTGCAGAAATTATTAGAG AAATCAGAGCGTAAGCAGTTCCACTTACTATTGGGCAATGTTCTCAACTTACTAATACAGGATGAAAAGATCCAAAATTTTAAGGAAATTCTTTTCAATATAGGCATGGATTTATTATGCCACGTTCCTAAAGAATCTTG GCCTTTGTcaatgaaaaaacttttaagtTTTCTGAGTTCATGTTTTGAGGCTGACAATTCttcaaattttgataaaattgcttcaaattatttcaaacGTGATACAAACGTTGAAAATTCCAATGAATTGAGTGAAATTTGGTTAAAATGTGAACTTACAGTAACTCCTGCTCATATATATTATATAGTTTGGCCAGTTCATCAtctccaaaattttaaagacatCAAA CGTCTCAACTCAAAATGGACTCAACTTTATAAAGGGGAAGGCAAAGCTGAAATCATGAAGGTTATCATTTTGCaagaaatggaaaaattgtttttagaaaATCCTTTGCTAAGTTCTAATGTAGTGTCGTTTCTACAACTGATTTCAGCAACAGAAACTAACTCCAGTAAAGATTTCG TTGCAAAATTTATGAAAGTAATTGAGCTGGTACTCACTCTGCCCAACCTGTCTGAGagtaatgtaaaaaaattaagcactattgttttaaaatactGCAACCTAAATCAGTATTTTTATAAGACTGAAAACAACGATGAAGCCATAGATAAATTATGCGTTTGTCTAGAACATCTTGTTGCAAATCATAAG GATTACACAATTTTGGCAGAACTCGCTTTTCATCTAAGGGACGGCCAAcctaacattttattaaaattttctaaacgtttaatgtcatttttaGAAACATTGATGTTGAATGAAGACAATTCCGTCGCTAATACTACTAGAAAATTGATCGAATTGCTGGAAACCAAAGAAAAAGAACTGAGGTCGGGTTCAGCCTCGACTCGATCTTTACGAATAATTAACATGACTAATACACCAAGATTGATTAACACTCGACGCTCTAGTAAAGAGGTTCATAAGTCTTCACCATTGACTTCagaaagaaacaaattaatttcgtcTCCACATGAAAGCAATCGAACAGTAGAGAGTAAGAAAAAGAATAGTATTTTAATGAATGATGATAAGTCATCTGACTATGTAAAAATTGActctgaaattaaaattaatgtggacAATCTTAAAGAACAtcaaaaagaaatgtttaagAAGAGAAGAGACGATATTCCCGCTCTGTATGAAGACCTAACTCAAAGTCAAAgccaagatatttttaaaagtctCGGCAAAGTCACCATCAATAGGACTAATGAAGATCTTTCTACACCAGAACAACTCAATAATGAAACAAACGAAGATCTTTCTCCaccaaagaagaaaaaacgaAGTGATTATAATCACAGTGAATATGTTAAGAAGAATGTTATAATAGATCAAGCAATTGAAAATGCCGATAAAGATTCGAATACAGATAGTGAAGCACAAATTTCGAGTACTGTAGAAGGTTTGATACAATTCTTGGAAGATGTAGCACCAGACTTGAGCagtaaacaatttgaaaacaaaagtGTAGAACAAGAATCGGTAAATGGAAGTGTTCAGTTAGACTCTAAAGTGGTAGTTGTAGAACCAAATGTGCCACCTCAAGAAACTAAAGATCAGAATATTTCTCCAAAATTGAAGAACAAATCGGAAAAATCAGTTCGTAGAAGTAAGAGGCTTGGATTAATAGAGATAGAGGAAACATTTGTACAGAATAATTCAGGAAGAGCAGTTGAAAATTGTCAGGAAATTAAGGTTAAAAATAACGTATCAGAATCGAAAACAAAAGAAGAGCCATTGAAAGCATCAGTTTATAAGAATAAGAAAGGCTCTACACAACAAGAGAAAGTTTtgaacgaaacagaaaaacaaccATTAGAAAAATCAACAGAAAAGATCAAAATAAATCgagaaaatgaaaatctgatcccacaaaattttgaagatgGCCAAAAGAGCCAAGAAAATGAAGATAAAACTAATGACAGTAATTGGATCGACATCGATGAAAATGAATCAACCGTTTCATTGCGTAAAAGTAAAAGACAAGTTCATAGAAAATATCCCAACGAATATGTTATGCCAGTGCAAAGGAAAACTAAATCTGGAGTTAATGTGAAAAAAAGTCAGAGAAAACAACACTATAGTTCAgagaaaattgaaaagaaacaatttgaACTAAAGCATAAGAATGACGTTGAAGAAGAAAGCAAGGAAAACAGTACATTAGATGATAAAACTTTAAAAGATTCTATACcagaattaaagaaaaaacacaaacGGCACGAAACACAAGATAAAACTACTAGGCATCATAGAAATTCAGATGAATCTAAGGAAGACTCATTAACTAAAATTGATGTAAAAGTAGAAGATAAAGCAGAAATTGAACTGTCACCAAAactaaaacaagaaaatatggaaaaagatACTGCGAGTACAATGCAAATCGAATGGAGTGAACCAGTTTTGCAGGATGGAAATCAAAACAAGGTCATTTCCTTACCTGTACACCAAACAAaagtacataaaaaattaagagaGTTGAAGGTAATATCAACGAAAAACAGCCGGGGTAAACCTGCGAAAGGTAAGAAACCtgcaaatgttttaataaatccCGTTGTGAAAGTTGAAAACATATTATCCAAAGAAGCATCACCTAAAAAACCAATTGACATTTACGAATTCAAAAATGAAGATGAGACGTTGCCAgtggaacaaacaaaaaaaactttaaaaaagaagaaaagtaACACGTGCTTGAATACGAGGGATTACATCTCCAAACGTcgaaagaaatcaaaaaaagaaataaaagaagTAACAACGTTACCATTGAATGTAACTGCTGACTCTTTTAGTTCTCTTCCGTTGAGTGAGAGTCAGTCTTTACGAGTTGTACCGGCACCTGAAGGTGATGACAATATTCTTATACAGATCACACGCAGTCCCCCCCGTCATCAAACAGAAGTCGACGAGAACAAAAAGAGTCCAGAAGAAAATGATACGGTCAGTGATGAAAAAACTGTATCGCCGAAAAGAAAGTCTAGACGCAAACAATCACCCAACTCTGAAGATGTAATAGAGAGCTCACAGATCACCCCCGATAATGATACAAACAAACGAAAAGTTTCTTCGCCCAGAAACTCGCGATCTTTCAAACAGACCAGGATCGATGAAGTCATCAAACCTTTATTAGATGTGACTCCGAATTCCAGCAAACGAAAAGTACTTGATCTGCCGGAAACAGAGACGATGAGTATAAATGTTGTTCCAAAACCttctaaagaaaaaaatgaagtgATTGTATTTACACAAAACAGAGCATCTCGCAAACTTTCTTTAACCGAACCGATCACTGAAAAAATTGAGTTGAGCAAACGCACGAAACGTAGCCACTCGTTGGATAAATTTGACTTCATAACGGATACTTGTCCCAAAAGCAGTAACCCTGAAATAACCGATACCACACAGAATAGCGATATGTTAGCCGACACGCTAACGTGTGAAGCAGTAGTAACCGGTTTGGAGAAACCGAACGATGTTAGTCATGTTACAGAGAGCCCTGTCAAGAATGCAGTGAAGGAAGAAACCAAGGAAGATTTACCTGGATCACCAATCACGTGTGATACTCCAGATCGTACAAAAGAACTTTTAAACAACACATTAGATATTTCGCCTATTAACACAGGGGGACAGGGAGAAGTAACCACTCCGAGACAACCCactaatgaaatgaaaaatgtaagaGTGGCAAGGCTGCTGCAAATGGTCAATTCAAGCATTCAAGTCAGTAACTCGGGTGGCAAGTGGTTCGGTAACAAACATCCATCTCCCAGTACTAGTAAAGTGCGTAAGATGCGAATTAGAAAGGAGGAGAATCTGGACATCTTGACCTTCTCGAGAGAAGTTCCCAGCCCATTGACACTTCCCGCCAGCGGTATATTAAAAAGGAAATTGAGTCATGTGGATGAAGGGACAACGCCACCTCCCAAG CGCAAACGCGTCAATTTTTCCGATCCGGCTATCTCCgacaagaaaatttttatcaaagatTCAGAAGAGTACGACGATGATAACGAAAACCCGGACAGTACAAATGAATCCCATGATTTAAGTGAAGAAGGAACCAATCAG GAAACCAACGTATCGTCAGACGCTGTTGACAAAGAAGAAATGCTCttggtttttaaaaatttctgtgatttaaatttcaaaggTTCACTAACAGATAGTAATGTCAAAAGTGCACTCGTTCCCCTGCTTCAAAATCTGAAAGTTCCAGAAATTGtggaaataatttctgaatatGTGACCAGTTCAGATAGTGGAACACTTAGTGAAGTTTACAGTGCACTATTTAATAGTGAATCATCGCAACaaatcattgataaatgtgtATTACCTTCAATTCAAAATGGAGATATTTGCGAAAGTTTTTTACCGAAATTACTTAATGCGGTAGAGAAGCTTCCAGGAGACAAACTTAAGCATATTACTGAGGAATttactaaaatttttgaagaaaattgtaTCAATGCTGACGATAATAAGGAATTCACACAAGAACAAGTTCAAGATTATGTAGTTAATAAATTTGATTGTGATAGCATGAATGATTTGattaaaaagtattttttaaatttagaaggTCAAAGGCGTAATGAGTTTTTGGTTGGTTTAATGAATTTAGCGAGCAGTGAGCTTCCTGTTAATATGAAATTCGTCAATTGTCACATTAACATTTTACAAGATTTTGTTAAAAAGATGACTGAGTGA